The genomic stretch GCGGCAACTGCTTAtcattttaatcaatgattCAATGATTATATCAATGATATCAATTTATTTTAACTGCTGGTTAAACATttaatctgtaaaatgtcagaaattttAGAAATTTCAATCCCAAGTTACTAGAACTTtaagtgttaaaataaaaaacatgaaataatcaAATCTGAGTGAGAAACTAGGAGATATGTCACTTTTCTATATGAACATGGTGTATAACCATTGTCAATGATTCCTGTACTAGTGAAAAACTAGATGACATGCTTTTTAGTATGACctcttgtattttatttgtaattaaaagCAACTCAACTGAATTACACTAAAACCTTTTGAGAAATAGAAGGGTAACAAGAAAGAGCAGCCCTTAAGTCTTTAGAGTTTCCTAAAACTTTTCCAAATGGCTTCAGATTTTGTTGTCTGAAAGCCAGATGTGGCCAGATGTGCGCTCATGACTGTGTGTCTTTGACATAAAGTAGGTCAGTGAAATTGTCTATAAAATGAGACAGTAGACTGACCAGCCTCCCGGTAGCACTCTGTCCTCCCTCATTGAGCCACAGGCCAGGCACCATGGCAGACAGGCAGGGTCCCCACACTCCTGGCACGAACAGAGGCTGTTCGCTGATCTGATGCGCATGAGAGTGGCAATTTGAACACCATAGTTAAGACTGTATATCATGCAAACAGTGATTTTACCCTTACAAATGAATTAATCAATGTTTAAAGTAGCAACCTTTCCTTCACTAAAAATTATTACACATGGTCATTTTAAGTCTGTGTTCAGTAAACGTATGTCTCCATATAAATTAGATGAGATGAATAATTCAGTAGCATTATGGGGAAATATTATTTTCAGACTTCTTTTAATAGACTGCATGGCTGTTTATTGGTATTAGCTAAGTTTTACATTACCTCAGAGTAGCTATGTCTGAGGCTGTGAGTATATGATGAATTACAGGAGATGTCACATTAATCATAGAGACATCCTCAAACATATGCCAGAAAGGTCATCGTAGAGTTCACCCTataattcatgttttaataacacATAAACCCAGTGCTTGTTAAATGTAAGGTTGAAGGCAGTGAATAAGAGAAAGCGTTACTAAGTTTTGCAAACTATCACACAGCAGAGTTGTAAATCACTTACTGCCATGTGACAGGTTGATGTCCCGCAGATCATTGCCATGCGTGACGTGATTGGCTGATCCTCACAGGGCAAATTAAAGCCTTTAACATCTGCACCTATCACACCTGGAACGAGCAGAATTAGTAATGCAAGACTTAGTTTGAATCACATTAAGTGAGAAtttttttctgaagaaaaaaaactatattgTCATAAAGTttatacaaattttaaaatccTTCTATCAGAGTCCCATCTGGGACACAGGACTATGTTTTGCAGCTCGAAagcttaactttttttttgtagcgGTTCACTAAACTTCACTTGCGATTCAGCAGTGACACTAACTGCTGGAATAATGTTTGTCAAGCTGGTTTGAGTTTAGGGATAGAGGTTCATGAACATGTGGGGGCTGGGAGTGTACATCACTTTGACACGTAAAACAACTAGAAGTGCACAGTGTTTTAACCTCTGACTGACACAACAATGTGTGATCAGGAGAGGTCACAGCCAGAGATCAGAGTGCAGAGTTTGTGAGCAGTTTAggtcacaaaacaaaaccagatgGTTAGGATTTCCCAACAAAAGAACCAATAGACATGTGGAGTCTactgtggtctgtgtgtgtgtgtgtgtgtgtgtgtgtgtgtgtgtgtgtgtgtgtgtgtgtgtgtgtcattagaaaattgaaaaaaagtgaagagggTCTGAATGCTTTTTGAATGCATGGCAGTGGCAGCTTATTCATGACACAGTAGATTTGAAGCAGAGATAGTGTGTGATACCTAGGCCTCCAGCATGAGCATCAATAAGAGAAGCACCAACTGCCGTTCCTGGGTCCAAACCCAAttctgctgctgcctcctgGGTGAGACCACCTCCCAGCGGGCTCCCTGGAGAGCATGTTGCACTGCCTggatgacagaaaacacagtgaaagaAGACCTCTTTCATaggtaaggcaaggcaagtttatttatatagcacaattcatacacagagtaagtcaaagtgctttacagaaataaaagacaagttaaaagtacatatgcaaaaatcaaaataagagaCAGCAAGTAGTAGAAAATGAACCTGAAGTAAAATTAtaggagaatgagtgcagataaaacacttttagttgtcatatgcagaggtaaaaagaaaagtctttagcttggacttaaacatggTCAGAGATGAgtcttgtctaacatcatcaggaagattattccagattttagctgcatcaaactgaaacgctgctaatcgagatggttcatatggcaccaacatgtcagagatgtactgtggtgctgagacatgaagagacttatacacaagcagggctgttttaaagtctactctctgagagacaggaaggcagtgcagagatctgagaacaggagtaatgtggttgtacttcctggttctagtcaggacccgagcagcagctCCGTGagcaggccgttacagtaatctaacctgctacAGATAAAGATAGATTATGTCTTTGGAAACTTCAAGAAATGAAGCATCAGATTTTTACAATATACAATTACAATTCTGGTTTAATATCTAACACATATTTTGGAGTAATAACATTTCCTTTCTCTGACCTATTTTGGAAAAGTTGTTTTCCAGTAGATCCTCCAATCCTATGCTGGTCCAGAAGCTGGCATCCCATCCGTCAGGAGGGCAGTATGTCCATTTACACACCAGAGTACATAAAGACCTGGGGAATAATGCAGAACAGTAGCTTCCTAAGACCTcatgttaatataaatatactttttagTCTCTGCTCAAAAAGCATTTGGGTCATATTAACAGTATCTTGTGAAGGCCACAGCATCAACAACACTTGATACAAAACATTCTTCCTGGAATTACCCTGCCACAGAGGACAACCCCATTCTTTCTTTTAATCAGACACTTGATACAAGGGTAACGTTTCACCAGGGAAGCACAGCAGCTCATCAACAAAGACCTTTTAATAACAGCGACACTTTGCAGCACATGGTCTGTGCTGAACCTTCCTCGCCCTACCCTGCCTCTGATACACAAATGTTACACATGCAGGATAAATGACAGTGATTGGCTAAGCTCACCGTGTCAAAGAACCCGTTGCTTTCCAAGACAGGAAGTCTGGCAGGTCAAAGAAGTGAGCAGCTTTGTTCCAGCAGCTTTCTTTTAGATTCTGATGAAGGAGCAGGAGGGAGCCGTGTTACTGATCAGTGTGTAACAACAACACGCGTAATGTATTGACTGAGTAGTCAGAGTTGACCCATAAAGTACTCCTGAGGGATGTGACCAGTGTTTGGGGGTGGTGACCTCGCTCACCTCTCACCTCTTTGAGCCAGAGCAGTTTAGGGGGTTGCATCTCTGGTGACATGACCCCTCCCACCCTGCTCAGGACCTTGTGGCCCGTTTTGGTTATGCGAGTGGCCTGCTCTGCAGCTCGATGGTCCATCCACATCACCACGTTCCTTTGTTTGTCACCTGGAGAAGGcacaagaagaagagagaatGCCAACCTTTTAGTGAGGgcaaataataaacacaatataattAATAGCTAATATTGCACAAATAAATAGATCTatgtgtaatttaatttgaGTACCTGGGTGTCAAtggctgacctctgacctcacagtggaggaggaaggatTTTACCCTCTGGGCTCGATTAACTATCACATTACATTAGACTAAAACTACTTGttcaagcaaaaataaaatggtgAACAGTTTCATACCAAACTGTTCTAAAATATCCAGCAAACAAATCGAGCAGAATTTTATAGCCTGAAAATGTTCAGTCATCCTTTCACTAATTAATAAATTACgttgttaatattttaaattatgtgCAAAAACAATGCTCTGCAAAGTATTCAGGTCAAGTAACTCACTCACCATCGTGACCAACTGGCACAGGCTGGAAACTTTGGTCCAAAACCACTAAAGAGCAGGTGGCATCAAAGCCAACCCCCCGAACCTGGCTCGTCTGCACACCCTGGATTACTTTCTGGAACAGATATACAATACAGCCCAAAACAATCGCATTCATTCAGCACTTTTAAATAGGTAGCATcagtggaaaacatgaacaagcACTAGTTTGACTTATATTGTGTTGCAATGGCATGATTGCAATAACCGGAATACTTTATCATCACAAATGATTagtattttgaaaaacaatgaCTCATATGTTTAATCCTCTCAGACAGCCATCCTACATCAAGTGGGTTAAACCGACAAAAAAGCTCAActagtttgaaaataaaatgccaaataaataaataaaagtcaaaataacatatccacatatttgtgtttcacAGAAAATTAAACCTACAAACTGGATTACACAACAGTGTGATTGGCCATAAAATGGTAATGGTTAAACAGTTGTATGAAAAAAGAATGTAATAATATCTATACTGTGTTTTCTATTCATCTATGTTTATATACTTTACTTGGTCTATGTAGCCTTTGTATATATTTTAGCTTTTCGTAGTTTTTGTGACTTATGACCAACACTGTGATTTccctttgggattaataaagtactagTACTATCATGTATCTATATTATCATCCTCATTACCACATTTTGGGACTTGATCTGGTCTGACAGGGGTAATGTTGTGACTCTAACTATAATTACTGTAAGTAACCACAGCCCTGAGGTCACACTGTACCTGTACAGCTGTGCAGCATTTCTCCCAGATCTCAGTGGAGGACTGGACGTAGTGGTCACACTGGGGCTGCCAGATGC from Mastacembelus armatus chromosome 17, fMasArm1.2, whole genome shotgun sequence encodes the following:
- the fggy gene encoding FGGY carbohydrate kinase domain-containing protein — translated: MAEVYYVGVDVGTNSVRAALVTREGVLKSTAEEHISIWQPQCDHYVQSSTEIWEKCCTAVQKVIQGVQTSQVRGVGFDATCSLVVLDQSFQPVPVGHDGDKQRNVVMWMDHRAAEQATRITKTGHKVLSRVGGVMSPEMQPPKLLWLKENLKESCWNKAAHFFDLPDFLSWKATGSLTRSLCTLVCKWTYCPPDGWDASFWTSIGLEDLLENNFSKIGSATCSPGSPLGGGLTQEAAAELGLDPGTAVGASLIDAHAGGLGVIGADVKGFNLPCEDQPITSRMAMICGTSTCHMAISEQPLFVPGVWGPCLSAMVPGLWLNEGGQSATGRLIDHIVNGHAAYVQLQEQAQQRFPFTGENIYSYLNSHLSVMANSCSAVDLLGSSLHMWPDFHGNRSPLADPTLKGMVIGLSLSQTLDDLALLYLVTIQALALGTLHILEAMKEAGHDIRTLFLCGGLSKNSLFVQIHANATGLPVVLPDQMEAVLIGAAVLGACASQDYSTIQEAMEKMARVGKVVQPDHKLQSFYERKYKVFLKLFAHQREYQAIMNQR